In Streptomyces sp. NBC_00433, a single genomic region encodes these proteins:
- a CDS encoding 1-acyl-sn-glycerol-3-phosphate acyltransferase, whose amino-acid sequence MSRRRIGFWYRLAAVIAKPPLIVLFKRDWQGMEHIPADEGFITAVNHNSYLDPLSYAHFQYNTGRVPRFLAKAALFKPFFVGTMLRGTGQIPVFRETTDAANAFRAAVAAIEAGECVAFYPEGTLTRDPEMWPMVSKTGIARVALLTKAPVIPVAQWGANEAMPPYAKEKKFRLFPRKTLRVLAGPPVDLDAFYGQEPTAETLRAVTETIMRSVTELLAELRGEPAPAGLYDPRRAREGK is encoded by the coding sequence GTGTCCCGCCGCAGAATCGGTTTCTGGTACCGCCTGGCGGCTGTCATCGCGAAACCGCCGCTCATTGTGCTGTTCAAGCGGGATTGGCAGGGAATGGAACACATTCCCGCCGACGAAGGATTCATCACGGCGGTGAACCACAACTCGTACCTCGACCCGCTGTCGTACGCGCATTTCCAGTACAACACCGGCCGGGTGCCGCGCTTCCTGGCCAAGGCCGCACTGTTCAAGCCGTTCTTCGTCGGCACGATGCTGCGCGGCACCGGCCAGATCCCGGTCTTCCGGGAGACCACCGACGCCGCCAACGCCTTCCGCGCCGCGGTCGCCGCGATCGAGGCCGGCGAGTGCGTGGCCTTCTACCCGGAAGGCACCCTCACCCGCGACCCCGAGATGTGGCCGATGGTCTCCAAGACCGGAATCGCCCGGGTCGCCCTGCTCACCAAGGCCCCCGTTATCCCGGTCGCCCAGTGGGGCGCCAACGAGGCAATGCCGCCGTATGCCAAGGAGAAGAAGTTCCGCCTCTTCCCCCGCAAGACGCTGCGCGTGCTGGCGGGACCGCCCGTCGACCTCGACGCCTTCTACGGCCAGGAGCCCACCGCCGAGACGCTGCGCGCGGTCACCGAGACCATCATGCGCAGCGTGACCGAACTGCTCGCGGAGCTGCGCGGCGAGCCCGCACCCGCCGGGCTCTACGACCCGCGCAGGGCACGGGAGGGCAAGTGA
- a CDS encoding DUF3515 domain-containing protein: MALYHRVVLINVSAVACLAAAAAYGFAMSGGGDGTVAVPVPDARTAGYCRALHDALPQQVVGLSRHDLRPRSELITGWGDPAIVLRCGVPRPLVDNNPEADGVDVDGVGWSVEHGSGGSLLLTTTLRQAYVEVSLPQEYAGDLGPLTDLAGAVKKTIPEL; the protein is encoded by the coding sequence GTGGCGCTGTATCACCGGGTCGTCCTCATCAACGTGTCCGCCGTCGCGTGCCTTGCCGCGGCGGCGGCCTACGGTTTCGCCATGTCCGGAGGCGGCGACGGCACCGTCGCCGTGCCGGTTCCCGACGCGCGGACGGCCGGCTACTGCCGTGCGCTGCACGACGCGCTGCCGCAGCAGGTGGTGGGGCTCTCCCGGCATGACCTGCGACCGCGCTCCGAGCTGATCACCGGATGGGGGGACCCGGCGATCGTACTGCGCTGCGGGGTGCCACGACCGCTGGTGGACAACAATCCCGAGGCCGACGGCGTCGATGTCGACGGGGTCGGCTGGTCGGTCGAGCACGGCTCAGGCGGGTCGCTGCTGCTCACCACGACGCTGCGGCAGGCGTACGTCGAGGTGTCGCTGCCGCAGGAGTACGCCGGCGATCTCGGTCCGCTGACCGATCTCGCCGGCGCCGTCAAGAAGACGATCCCGGAGCTGTGA
- a CDS encoding D-alanine--D-alanine ligase: protein MSNLPSSQSPGPDESAARPAPSGYARKPRVAVVFGGRSSEHGVSVVTAASLLRAIDRTKYDVLPIGITSEGRWALTADAPDRMAITDRTMPTVEQVTDEEGAVVLPVDPANREVVYTETGAVPKALGEVDVVFPLLHGPYGEDGTLQGLLELSGVPYVGAGVLASAVGMDKEYMKRIFTSFGLAVGPYTVVRPREWDRDPAAVRDRLVGFAAEHGWPLFVKPARGGSSFGISKVDGPEGLDAAIAEARRHDPKLVVEALLRGREIECGVLEFEEGPRASVPAEIPPVTTHAFYDFEAKYIDSAEGIVPAPLTPEQTAEVQRLAVAAFEAASCEGLVRADFFLLDSGEFVINEINTMPGFTPISMYPRMWQESGVDYPELVDRLIQAALRRSTGLR from the coding sequence ATGAGCAACCTGCCTTCTTCCCAGAGTCCGGGACCCGACGAGAGCGCCGCCCGCCCGGCGCCGTCCGGTTACGCACGCAAGCCGCGGGTCGCCGTCGTCTTCGGCGGCCGCAGCTCCGAGCACGGTGTCTCGGTGGTGACCGCGGCGAGCCTGCTGCGCGCCATCGACCGCACCAAATACGACGTCCTGCCGATCGGCATCACCAGCGAGGGCCGCTGGGCGCTCACCGCCGACGCCCCCGACCGGATGGCCATCACCGACCGCACGATGCCCACCGTGGAGCAGGTCACCGACGAGGAGGGCGCCGTCGTCCTCCCCGTCGACCCGGCCAACCGCGAGGTCGTCTACACCGAGACCGGCGCCGTCCCCAAGGCACTCGGCGAGGTCGACGTCGTCTTCCCGCTGCTGCACGGCCCCTACGGCGAGGACGGCACCCTGCAAGGGCTGCTCGAACTGTCCGGCGTCCCTTACGTCGGCGCTGGCGTGCTCGCCTCCGCCGTCGGCATGGACAAGGAGTACATGAAGCGGATCTTCACCTCCTTCGGCCTGGCCGTCGGCCCCTACACCGTGGTCCGCCCGCGGGAGTGGGACCGCGACCCGGCCGCGGTCCGCGACCGCCTCGTCGGCTTCGCCGCGGAACACGGCTGGCCGCTGTTCGTGAAGCCCGCCCGCGGCGGCTCCTCCTTCGGTATCAGCAAGGTCGACGGTCCTGAAGGGCTGGACGCGGCCATCGCCGAGGCCCGCAGGCACGACCCGAAGCTCGTCGTCGAGGCGCTGCTGCGCGGCCGCGAGATCGAGTGCGGGGTGCTGGAGTTCGAGGAAGGGCCGCGGGCCTCGGTGCCCGCCGAGATCCCGCCGGTCACCACGCACGCCTTCTACGACTTCGAGGCGAAGTACATCGACTCGGCCGAGGGCATCGTGCCCGCGCCGCTCACCCCCGAGCAGACCGCCGAGGTGCAGCGGCTCGCCGTCGCCGCCTTCGAGGCCGCCTCCTGCGAGGGACTCGTGCGCGCGGACTTCTTCCTGCTCGACAGCGGCGAGTTCGTGATCAACGAGATCAACACCATGCCGGGCTTCACCCCGATCTCGATGTACCCGCGGATGTGGCAGGAGAGCGGCGTCGACTACCCCGAACTGGTCGACCGGCTCATCCAGGCGGCACTGCGCCGCTCCACCGGACTGCGCTGA
- a CDS encoding NAD(P)-dependent glycerol-3-phosphate dehydrogenase, which produces MTARCAVYGTGSWGTAFAMVLADAGCQVSLWGRRQALVDAINTTRRNPEYHPDLELPASVTATADPAEAAHDAELVFITVPSQTLRGNLAEWAPLLRGDAVLVSLMKGVELGTAKRMSEVIEEVAKTGPDRVAVLSGPNLAPEIADRQPAASVVACRDDAVARRIQTACHTAYFRPYTNTDVVGCELGGAVKNVIGLAVGIADGMGLGDNTKASLITRGLAETTRLGLAMGADAHTFAGLAGMGDLVATCSSPLSRNHTFGTNLGRGMSLTETIAVTRQTAEGVKSCESVADLARRHGVDMPITETVVDIVHNGKPPVVAVRELMSRSAKSER; this is translated from the coding sequence GTGACGGCGCGCTGCGCGGTCTACGGCACCGGCTCCTGGGGCACCGCCTTCGCGATGGTGCTCGCCGACGCCGGATGCCAGGTGTCGCTGTGGGGCCGCAGGCAGGCCCTGGTCGACGCGATCAACACCACCCGGCGCAACCCGGAATACCACCCCGACCTGGAACTGCCCGCGTCCGTCACCGCCACCGCCGACCCGGCAGAGGCCGCGCACGACGCCGAGTTGGTCTTCATCACCGTGCCCTCGCAGACCCTGCGCGGCAACCTCGCCGAGTGGGCGCCGCTGCTGCGCGGCGACGCGGTGCTGGTCAGCCTCATGAAAGGCGTCGAGCTCGGCACCGCCAAGCGGATGAGCGAGGTGATCGAGGAGGTCGCCAAGACCGGGCCGGACCGGGTCGCCGTGCTGTCCGGGCCCAACCTGGCACCGGAGATCGCCGACCGGCAGCCCGCCGCCTCCGTCGTCGCCTGCCGGGACGACGCCGTCGCCCGCCGCATCCAGACCGCGTGCCACACCGCGTACTTCCGCCCGTACACCAACACCGACGTCGTCGGCTGCGAACTCGGCGGCGCGGTCAAGAACGTGATCGGCCTGGCCGTCGGCATCGCCGACGGCATGGGGCTCGGCGACAACACCAAGGCGTCGCTGATCACCCGGGGCCTGGCCGAGACCACCAGGCTCGGCCTGGCGATGGGCGCCGACGCGCACACCTTCGCGGGCCTGGCCGGCATGGGCGACCTGGTCGCCACCTGCTCGTCACCGCTGTCCCGCAACCACACCTTCGGCACCAACCTCGGCCGCGGCATGAGCCTCACCGAGACGATCGCCGTCACCCGGCAGACCGCGGAGGGCGTCAAGTCCTGCGAATCGGTGGCCGATCTCGCCCGCCGCCACGGCGTGGACATGCCGATCACTGAGACCGTGGTCGATATCGTGCACAACGGAAAACCGCCGGTCGTGGCCGTGCGGGAGTTGATGTCACGCTCCGCGAAGTCCGAAAGGTAA
- the cofC gene encoding 2-phospho-L-lactate guanylyltransferase, translating to MWSLVVPLKPLAVAKSRLAEAAGPVRPALALAFALDTVAAVLACAEVADVTVVTDDPTAGAEVAGLGAFVVADVPAAGLNAALRYGAGLVRQRRPSAWVGALNGDLPALRPAELGEVLREAARLPGRAFLADTAGPGTTLLTASPGVALSPGFGGASRARHLASGAREITLPGVSSVRQDVDTAADLDAARALGLGPRTALLFPARTA from the coding sequence ATGTGGTCGCTCGTGGTGCCGCTCAAGCCGCTGGCCGTGGCCAAGAGCAGGCTGGCGGAGGCGGCGGGGCCGGTACGCCCGGCGCTGGCGCTGGCTTTCGCGCTCGACACGGTGGCCGCCGTGCTGGCGTGCGCGGAGGTGGCGGATGTCACGGTCGTCACCGACGATCCGACGGCGGGCGCCGAAGTGGCGGGGCTGGGGGCCTTCGTGGTGGCCGACGTGCCGGCGGCCGGGCTGAACGCGGCGCTGCGGTACGGCGCCGGCCTCGTACGGCAGCGGCGCCCGTCGGCGTGGGTCGGCGCGCTGAACGGCGATCTCCCGGCCTTGCGGCCCGCCGAGCTGGGCGAGGTGCTCAGGGAGGCCGCACGGCTGCCGGGGCGGGCATTCCTGGCCGATACGGCCGGTCCCGGGACAACCTTGCTCACCGCGTCGCCCGGCGTGGCGCTCTCCCCCGGCTTCGGCGGCGCCTCGCGGGCCCGCCACCTGGCGTCGGGGGCACGCGAGATCACGCTTCCGGGGGTGTCTTCCGTGCGGCAGGACGTGGACACCGCGGCGGACCTGGACGCGGCGCGCGCGCTCGGCCTCGGCCCGCGGACCGCGCTGCTCTTCCCGGCCCGCACCGCGTGA